From a region of the Pseudanabaena sp. ABRG5-3 genome:
- the tkt gene encoding transketolase produces MVAAPSKPQTLETLCINSIRFLSIDAVEKAKSGHPGLPMGAAPMAFVLFDQFLKFNPKNPKWVDRDRFVLSAGHGCMLQYSLLHLTGYDSVSIEDIKQFRQWGSSTPGHPENFETAGVEVTTGPLGQGVGNAVGLAIAEAHLAARFNKPGHNIVDHYTYVILGDGCNMEGVASEAASLGGHLKLGKLIMMYDSNSISIDGSTDLAFTEDVGKRYEAYGWHVTYVADGNEDLDAIAKALAEAKSVTDKPSLIVVTTTIGYGSPKKAGTAGVHGAALGGDEVAATRANLGWEYAPFEVPADALSRFRQAIDKGAKAEAEWNERFAAYEAAYPAEAAEFKRIMAGELPEGWEKALEPVAQKETSTRLLSEACLNALSPVLPEFLGGSADLAHSNMTYVKGLPDFQPGSYEGRNFRFGVREHGMGAIMNGMALHGGTIPYGATFLVFADYMRGAMRLSALAEIGALYILTHDSVMLGEDGPTHQPVETIASLRVIPNSLTIRPADANETVAAYQVAIANRKRPSFLAFTRQNVKNLAGTSIEGAKKGGYIVVDAPNPELILIATGSELELATKAAAVLAGEGKAVRVVSMPSQELYNEQSDEYKESVLPASVKKRVSVEAGSTFGWHKYVGSEGAVIGMDTFGASAPGPVVYEKFGFTVDNVVATARKVLG; encoded by the coding sequence ATGGTCGCTGCACCCTCGAAACCTCAAACTCTTGAGACACTCTGCATTAACTCCATCCGCTTTTTGTCGATCGATGCGGTCGAAAAAGCAAAATCTGGTCACCCCGGTCTGCCGATGGGCGCAGCACCAATGGCTTTTGTGCTGTTCGATCAGTTTTTAAAGTTTAATCCTAAGAATCCTAAGTGGGTCGATCGCGATCGCTTTGTCCTCTCCGCAGGACATGGTTGCATGTTGCAATACTCCTTGCTACACCTAACTGGTTACGACAGTGTCAGCATTGAAGATATTAAGCAATTCCGTCAGTGGGGTAGCTCCACCCCCGGACACCCTGAAAACTTTGAAACCGCAGGTGTAGAAGTTACCACAGGTCCCCTCGGTCAAGGTGTTGGTAATGCCGTTGGTTTAGCGATCGCCGAAGCTCATTTGGCAGCTCGTTTCAACAAACCCGGTCATAATATCGTTGATCACTATACCTATGTCATCCTCGGTGATGGTTGCAACATGGAAGGCGTTGCTTCAGAAGCGGCTTCCTTGGGTGGTCACCTCAAGCTGGGCAAGCTGATCATGATGTATGACAGCAATAGCATTTCTATTGATGGCAGCACCGACCTTGCCTTTACCGAAGATGTTGGCAAGCGCTACGAAGCCTACGGTTGGCACGTTACCTACGTTGCTGACGGTAACGAAGATCTCGATGCGATCGCTAAAGCTCTTGCTGAAGCTAAATCTGTCACCGACAAGCCTAGCTTGATCGTTGTCACCACCACCATTGGTTATGGCTCTCCTAAGAAAGCTGGTACTGCTGGCGTTCACGGTGCAGCTCTCGGTGGTGATGAAGTTGCAGCAACTCGCGCTAACCTCGGATGGGAATATGCACCCTTTGAAGTTCCTGCCGATGCTTTATCTCGTTTCCGTCAAGCGATCGACAAGGGCGCTAAGGCTGAAGCTGAGTGGAATGAGCGTTTTGCTGCTTACGAAGCTGCCTACCCTGCTGAAGCTGCTGAATTTAAGCGGATCATGGCTGGCGAACTTCCTGAAGGATGGGAAAAGGCTCTTGAACCCGTTGCTCAAAAGGAAACCTCAACCCGTCTTCTTTCTGAAGCTTGTTTGAACGCTTTGTCTCCTGTACTTCCTGAATTTTTGGGCGGTTCTGCTGACTTGGCTCACTCCAACATGACCTATGTTAAGGGTCTGCCTGACTTCCAACCTGGTTCCTACGAAGGTCGTAACTTCCGCTTTGGTGTGCGCGAACATGGTATGGGCGCAATCATGAATGGTATGGCACTTCACGGCGGTACGATCCCCTACGGTGCAACCTTCCTTGTATTTGCTGACTATATGCGTGGCGCAATGCGTCTCTCGGCATTGGCAGAAATCGGTGCGCTGTACATCTTGACCCACGACTCCGTAATGCTCGGTGAAGATGGTCCTACTCACCAACCCGTAGAAACCATTGCATCTTTGCGCGTAATTCCTAACTCCTTGACCATCCGTCCTGCGGATGCCAATGAAACTGTGGCAGCTTACCAAGTGGCGATCGCAAACCGTAAGCGTCCTAGCTTCCTCGCCTTCACCCGTCAAAATGTGAAAAACCTTGCTGGTACTTCCATCGAAGGCGCGAAGAAGGGTGGTTACATCGTAGTGGATGCTCCTAACCCCGAATTGATCCTCATTGCTACTGGTTCAGAACTTGAGCTAGCAACAAAGGCTGCGGCAGTTCTTGCTGGTGAAGGTAAGGCTGTACGTGTGGTTTCTATGCCTTCTCAAGAACTCTACAATGAGCAGTCTGATGAGTACAAGGAATCCGTACTTCCTGCCTCTGTCAAGAAGCGCGTCAGTGTTGAAGCTGGTAGCACCTTTGGCTGGCACAAGTATGTCGGTTCTGAAGGCGCAGTTATCGGTATGGATACCTTCGGTGCTTCGGCTCCTGGTCCAGTTGTTTACGAGAAGTTCGGCTTCACCGTTGATAACGTCGTAGCAACTGCCCGTAAGGTTCTCGGTTAA
- a CDS encoding transposase gives MQLCLVHMVRNSVAFVTWQRRKQVCNDLKAIYAIATEPEAKFNLELFADNWDKQYPSISKSWRSH, from the coding sequence GTGCAGTTATGCCTTGTTCATATGGTCAGAAACTCAGTCGCTTTTGTGACTTGGCAACGGCGTAAGCAGGTTTGTAATGACCTCAAGGCTATTTATGCCATTGCCACGGAACCTGAGGCTAAATTTAATCTCGAACTTTTTGCTGACAACTGGGATAAGCAATATCCGTCGATCTCCAAGTCTTGGCGCAGTCATTGA